A stretch of Nitrospinota bacterium DNA encodes these proteins:
- a CDS encoding NAD-dependent deacylase, which produces MPGISHARGALAAAKSVVALTGAGVSAESGVPTFRGEGGLWKNFRAEELATPEAFERDPRLVWEWYDWRRQKIAPLAPNPGHHALAAMEKRFGDFFLVTQNVDGLHRAAGSSKLAELHGNIWFTRCVEEGTVRENRDVPLAPLPPRCSCGALLRPHIVWFGEALDPDVLQQAMDACRAADVMIVAGTSSVVYPAAGLAGLAKEAGAFVIEINIEETPASGMVDVHLSGRSGELLPRLLE; this is translated from the coding sequence ATGCCGGGGATTAGCCACGCCCGCGGGGCGTTGGCCGCCGCGAAAAGCGTGGTGGCGCTCACCGGCGCGGGGGTTTCGGCCGAGAGCGGCGTTCCCACCTTTCGCGGCGAAGGGGGGCTTTGGAAAAATTTCCGCGCCGAGGAACTGGCCACCCCCGAAGCGTTCGAGCGCGACCCGCGCCTCGTGTGGGAGTGGTACGATTGGCGGCGGCAAAAGATCGCCCCGCTGGCGCCGAATCCCGGCCACCACGCGCTGGCCGCGATGGAAAAGAGGTTCGGCGATTTTTTCCTGGTGACGCAGAATGTGGATGGCCTGCACCGCGCCGCCGGAAGCTCGAAGCTGGCGGAACTGCATGGCAACATCTGGTTCACCCGCTGCGTGGAGGAGGGGACGGTGCGCGAAAACCGCGATGTGCCGCTTGCGCCGTTGCCGCCGCGCTGTTCCTGCGGGGCGCTGCTCCGTCCGCATATCGTCTGGTTCGGCGAAGCGCTGGATCCGGACGTGCTGCAACAGGCGATGGATGCCTGCCGCGCCGCCGACGTGATGATCGTGGCCGGCACCTCGTCGGTGGTGTATCCGGCGGCGGGGCTGGCGGGGCTGGCGAAGGAGGCCGGGGCGTTTGTGATTGAAATAAACATTGAAGAAACTCCCGCCAGCGGGATGGTGGACGTCCATCTTTCCGGCCGGTCGGGGGAACTGTTGCCGAGGCTTTTGGAGTAA
- a CDS encoding antitoxin, RHH family protein, with the protein MPTSNPRINVALEKPLFNNIERLAKRDGVSLSLKVRDLVREAIEMDEDRALTKVAERREKGFARSKALKHNEVW; encoded by the coding sequence ATGCCGACATCAAATCCGCGCATCAATGTGGCGCTGGAAAAACCGCTTTTTAACAACATCGAACGCCTTGCCAAACGGGATGGGGTATCCCTCTCGCTGAAGGTGCGCGATCTGGTGCGCGAGGCCATTGAGATGGATGAAGACCGCGCGCTGACGAAGGTGGCGGAACGCCGCGAAAAGGGTTTTGCCAGATCAAAAGCCCTTAAGCACAACGAAGTCTGGTAG
- a CDS encoding DUF4911 domain-containing protein gives MLCPPSAIADVHAIVESCEYLAVVRTLEPEAAVIELIATPDTIDDTLDIARLIERRLGAEILHPRPISQ, from the coding sequence ATGCTCTGCCCCCCCTCCGCCATCGCCGACGTGCACGCCATCGTGGAATCGTGCGAATACCTCGCGGTTGTCCGCACGCTGGAGCCGGAAGCGGCGGTTATAGAGCTGATCGCCACGCCGGACACCATCGACGACACCTTGGATATCGCCCGCCTGATAGAACGCCGCCTAGGGGCCGAAATCCTCCACCCCCGCCCCATCTCACAATAG
- a CDS encoding septal ring lytic transglycosylase RlpA family protein, with the protein MYTINCVPTAFKSGTGRATLRKLLPPLLAVALFAGSCAPVAGIRKQSYKGPAPREKADVASYYSARHDIPPDQWKWKDSTPYKIDGVTYYPLADAEGYEEKGTASWYGPDFHEKPTANGETYNQDAVTAAHRTLPFNTLVLVENLDNGRSVVVRVNDRGPYAKERIIDLSNRAATEIGMVGTGTARVKLTVKYAVKKDEVPAASESYRDPTDAKTPAGEDGNDPGRGFLPLGKKRRAAENAPAADAPAEPKKHRSYSGKMMRD; encoded by the coding sequence ATGTACACAATTAATTGTGTACCTACCGCGTTCAAAAGCGGAACCGGGCGTGCCACCCTACGGAAGCTTCTGCCGCCGCTGCTGGCGGTGGCGCTGTTCGCCGGGTCATGCGCGCCGGTGGCGGGCATCCGCAAGCAAAGCTACAAAGGCCCCGCTCCGCGCGAAAAGGCCGATGTGGCGTCCTATTACAGCGCGCGGCACGACATCCCCCCCGATCAATGGAAGTGGAAAGATAGCACCCCCTATAAGATAGACGGTGTGACGTACTACCCGCTGGCCGACGCCGAGGGGTATGAGGAGAAAGGCACCGCTTCGTGGTACGGGCCCGATTTCCACGAAAAGCCGACCGCCAACGGCGAGACCTACAATCAGGACGCGGTGACCGCCGCGCACCGGACGCTGCCGTTCAACACGCTGGTGCTGGTGGAAAACCTCGATAACGGACGCTCGGTGGTGGTGCGCGTCAACGACCGCGGCCCGTATGCCAAGGAGCGCATCATCGACCTGAGCAATCGTGCCGCCACGGAGATAGGGATGGTCGGCACCGGCACGGCGCGGGTGAAATTGACCGTGAAATACGCGGTAAAGAAGGATGAGGTACCCGCCGCCAGCGAATCCTACCGCGATCCCACCGACGCGAAAACCCCGGCGGGCGAAGACGGGAACGACCCCGGCCGCGGCTTTTTGCCATTGGGAAAGAAAAGGCGCGCCGCCGAGAACGCTCCCGCCGCCGATGCCCCCGCCGAGCCGAAAAAACACCGGAGCTACTCCGGCAAGATGATGCGCGATTGA
- a CDS encoding PAS domain S-box protein, protein MNSLEQKNQLQSYFDMLPDQIALLDEAGNVAMMNAAAAKGMGIDRDAAIGKPLDFALMAPRYGEKMARLPDFLAAVMAGEVVQRFETASPAPDGPVFAVSLQRAANECCFSGALLTIHDMTKRAKTRNELLKRNSELTEILAVNRTIMEINSAIHSGSTLDEMFEIIFDQLKRIIPYDRIGLSLLDEKLEFIAVAKVRSDNPILLPKGYRIHLASTNLPALLNPAASWRDAHSVMAGGKYRIIYDLKEYVVDKKRDSHYNATLLKEGIRSSLTVPLYVEGKPTAILFFSSRTPGVYTPEYMGRHYDTCMKSLAAVQENLAVALEKSLTITRLEETNRRLEELLAMKDDFLSIASHDLRSPLTAIIGFGKMMAEKTVVTEMQRRGLEIMVNSAGHLLTLVDDILALAKTNAASMEVNLAATTVGDILLDSISAMSFNAHNKEIVLEHVPLTPSPELALDRSKIFQVFNNLISNAIKFSPVGGTVILRESVTNGSYRFEVEDSGPGISGEDQKKLFTKFVQVGDEAAKAKGTGLGLAICKMIVNGHGGDIGVGGELGKGAVFHFTLPLKGKGNAGD, encoded by the coding sequence ATGAATTCCCTGGAACAGAAAAACCAACTGCAAAGCTATTTCGATATGCTGCCCGACCAGATCGCCCTGCTGGACGAGGCCGGTAACGTGGCGATGATGAACGCCGCCGCCGCCAAAGGCATGGGGATCGACCGTGATGCCGCAATCGGCAAACCGCTGGACTTCGCGCTGATGGCCCCGCGCTACGGCGAAAAGATGGCGCGCTTGCCGGATTTCCTCGCCGCGGTGATGGCGGGGGAAGTGGTGCAGAGATTTGAAACGGCCAGCCCCGCGCCGGACGGCCCGGTGTTCGCGGTATCGCTCCAGCGGGCGGCGAACGAGTGCTGCTTCAGCGGCGCCCTGTTGACCATCCACGATATGACGAAACGCGCCAAAACGCGCAACGAGCTGCTCAAGCGCAACAGCGAGCTGACCGAAATCCTCGCCGTCAACCGCACCATCATGGAGATCAATTCCGCAATTCACTCCGGCTCCACGCTGGATGAGATGTTCGAAATCATTTTCGACCAGCTCAAGCGGATCATCCCCTACGACAGGATCGGCCTTTCGCTGCTGGACGAAAAGCTGGAGTTTATCGCCGTTGCCAAAGTAAGGTCGGATAATCCCATTCTGCTCCCCAAAGGCTACCGGATACATCTCGCCTCCACCAATCTGCCGGCCCTGTTGAACCCGGCGGCGTCCTGGCGCGATGCGCACTCGGTAATGGCGGGGGGAAAGTACCGCATCATTTACGACCTCAAGGAGTACGTTGTCGACAAGAAGCGTGACAGCCACTACAACGCCACGCTGCTGAAGGAAGGGATACGCTCCAGCCTCACCGTGCCGCTGTATGTGGAGGGGAAGCCGACCGCCATCCTCTTTTTCTCGTCCCGTACGCCGGGCGTGTATACCCCCGAATACATGGGGCGGCACTACGATACCTGCATGAAATCGCTGGCCGCCGTCCAGGAAAACCTGGCGGTGGCGCTGGAAAAATCGCTGACGATCACCCGCCTTGAGGAAACGAACCGGCGGCTGGAGGAACTGCTGGCGATGAAGGACGATTTTCTCTCCATTGCATCGCATGACCTTCGCTCGCCGCTGACCGCCATCATCGGCTTCGGCAAAATGATGGCGGAAAAAACGGTGGTGACCGAAATGCAGCGCAGGGGATTGGAGATCATGGTGAATTCCGCCGGACACCTGTTGACGCTGGTGGACGACATCCTGGCGCTGGCGAAGACGAACGCCGCCAGCATGGAGGTGAATCTCGCCGCCACCACCGTAGGCGATATCCTGCTGGACTCCATCTCCGCCATGTCCTTCAACGCGCACAACAAGGAGATCGTGCTGGAGCACGTTCCGCTCACGCCAAGCCCCGAACTGGCGCTCGACCGCTCCAAGATATTCCAGGTGTTCAATAACCTTATCAGCAACGCCATCAAATTCTCGCCGGTGGGGGGGACGGTCATTCTGCGCGAAAGCGTGACGAACGGTTCGTACCGCTTCGAAGTGGAGGACAGCGGCCCCGGCATCAGCGGGGAGGACCAGAAAAAACTGTTCACCAAGTTCGTGCAGGTGGGGGACGAGGCGGCGAAGGCGAAAGGAACCGGCCTCGGGCTGGCCATCTGCAAGATGATCGTCAATGGGCATGGCGGCGATATCGGCGTGGGCGGCGAGCTAGGCAAGGGGGCCGTGTTCCACTTCACCCTGCCGCTGAAGGGGAAGGGGAATGCCGGGGATTAG
- a CDS encoding helix-turn-helix domain-containing protein yields the protein MPWKDLNTEELAKKLGIDHAESRAKVRVIAEIIKTRKAKGLTQARLAKLAGVRQARIAQIEGGVGGAHMTLDTLLRMLKLLGVEYRITFKRRAA from the coding sequence ATGCCGTGGAAGGATTTGAACACTGAAGAGCTGGCGAAAAAACTTGGGATAGACCATGCGGAGTCGCGCGCGAAGGTGCGCGTCATCGCGGAGATCATCAAGACGCGGAAAGCGAAAGGTTTGACGCAGGCGCGGCTCGCCAAGCTGGCGGGGGTGAGACAGGCACGCATCGCGCAGATAGAGGGGGGCGTTGGCGGGGCGCATATGACGCTTGATACCCTCCTGCGGATGCTGAAGCTGTTGGGCGTGGAATACCGCATCACCTTCAAGCGCCGCGCGGCGTAG
- a CDS encoding type II toxin-antitoxin system RelE/ParE family toxin has product MAFQVLYHPEVRTDIAKINEKLKIRIRKAIETRLAVAPQQYGEPLRKTLKGYWKMRVGDYRIVFKITGNEILVLAILHRKTVYESIPKRL; this is encoded by the coding sequence ATGGCCTTTCAGGTTCTTTACCATCCCGAAGTGCGGACCGATATCGCCAAGATCAATGAAAAGCTTAAAATCCGCATCAGGAAAGCGATAGAAACCCGCCTCGCGGTGGCCCCGCAGCAATACGGCGAACCGCTAAGAAAAACCCTAAAGGGGTATTGGAAAATGCGGGTCGGCGATTACCGCATCGTCTTCAAAATAACGGGAAACGAAATTCTGGTTCTTGCCATCCTGCACCGCAAAACAGTCTACGAATCCATCCCCAAACGCCTCTAG
- a CDS encoding leucine--tRNA ligase: MNQRYDFKGIEAKWQAHWAATGADKVSTDTSRPKYYCLEMFPYPSGRIHMGHVRVYTIGDMLSRYFRMNGYNVLHPMGWDAFGLPAENAAIEKKTHPHKWTLSNIANMRQQIRAMGTGYDWDREVTTCLPDYYRWTQWFFIQFMKKGLAYRKETFVNWCESCHTVLANEQVIDDTCWRCDSPVVQKEMQGWFLKITDYADELLKDLKLLEGHWPDRVLTMQRNWIGRSEGARVTFKIDGAEGGIEVFTTRPDTLFGATFLCLAPEHQLVKKLAAGTAQKEAVNIFVEQVARMDKISRTSDDAEKMGVFTGRYAVNPVNGEKLPIWAANFILIDYGTGAIMSVPAHDTRDFAFAEKYNLPIRKVILREGEDAAAPPDEAYSGDGVMHASGQFTGMENRAAITKINAWLKENAAGDAAISYRLRDWGISRQRYWGTPIPVVHCPTCGPVAVPEEQLPVLLPTDADLLEGGRSPLGQLESFTNTACPRCGGAARRETDTMDTFMCSSWYFFRYASPAAAASAGEKKDIDYWLPVDKYIGGIEHAILHLLYARFFNKFARDIGFTAAPEPFKNLLSQGMVIKDGAKMSKSKGNVVDPDAILSRYGADATRIFILFAAPPERDLEWDDSGIEGSYRFVQRVYRLFHKWLPELKAEQKAGVELSETGRELRRMRHVTIKRFTHDIRDREQFNTAIAAGMELLNFLSDYAPETGVDRAELRGTLIDYLKLLHPFMPHLTQELYGEFGHAEYLTTAAWPKYDDALTASATMTIVVQVRGKVRTKLEVAPDTAEEELKKLALADEKVRQAIGSDAVKKIIVVPGRLINVVH; encoded by the coding sequence ATGAACCAGCGGTACGATTTTAAAGGGATAGAGGCCAAGTGGCAGGCGCATTGGGCCGCCACGGGAGCGGACAAGGTTTCCACCGACACCTCCAGGCCCAAATACTATTGCCTGGAAATGTTCCCGTATCCCTCCGGGCGGATACATATGGGGCACGTCCGCGTGTACACCATCGGCGATATGCTCTCGCGCTATTTCCGGATGAACGGCTACAACGTGCTGCACCCGATGGGGTGGGACGCCTTCGGCCTTCCCGCCGAGAACGCCGCCATCGAAAAAAAGACGCATCCCCACAAGTGGACGCTTTCGAACATCGCCAACATGCGTCAGCAGATACGCGCGATGGGAACCGGCTACGACTGGGACCGCGAAGTAACCACCTGCCTGCCGGATTACTACCGCTGGACGCAGTGGTTCTTCATCCAGTTCATGAAAAAGGGACTGGCCTATCGCAAGGAGACGTTCGTCAACTGGTGCGAAAGCTGCCACACCGTGCTGGCGAATGAACAGGTGATAGATGATACCTGCTGGCGCTGCGATTCGCCGGTGGTGCAAAAAGAGATGCAGGGGTGGTTCCTCAAAATCACCGATTACGCCGACGAGCTGCTGAAAGACCTGAAGCTGCTGGAAGGACACTGGCCCGACCGCGTGCTCACCATGCAGCGCAACTGGATAGGGCGCAGCGAGGGGGCGCGTGTCACGTTTAAGATTGATGGCGCGGAGGGGGGCATCGAGGTATTCACCACGCGGCCCGATACGCTGTTTGGCGCGACGTTTCTCTGTCTCGCGCCGGAACATCAGTTGGTCAAAAAGCTGGCCGCCGGAACCGCGCAGAAAGAAGCCGTCAACATCTTCGTCGAGCAGGTGGCGCGGATGGACAAGATTTCGCGCACCAGCGACGACGCGGAAAAAATGGGGGTCTTCACCGGGCGCTACGCCGTCAATCCCGTGAACGGCGAAAAGCTGCCGATATGGGCCGCCAACTTCATACTGATAGATTACGGCACCGGCGCTATCATGAGCGTGCCGGCGCACGATACGCGCGATTTCGCCTTTGCGGAAAAATACAACCTCCCCATCCGCAAAGTGATCCTGCGCGAAGGGGAAGATGCCGCCGCGCCGCCGGATGAAGCGTACTCCGGCGACGGCGTGATGCACGCCAGCGGCCAGTTCACCGGCATGGAGAACCGCGCCGCCATCACGAAGATAAACGCGTGGCTGAAAGAAAACGCGGCGGGGGATGCCGCCATCAGCTACCGCCTGCGCGATTGGGGCATCAGCCGCCAGCGCTACTGGGGAACGCCGATTCCGGTTGTCCACTGCCCGACGTGCGGCCCGGTGGCGGTTCCCGAAGAACAGTTGCCCGTGTTGCTGCCGACGGACGCCGACCTGCTGGAAGGAGGGCGCTCGCCGCTGGGCCAGCTTGAATCATTCACAAACACCGCCTGCCCGCGGTGCGGCGGCGCGGCCCGGCGCGAGACCGATACGATGGACACCTTCATGTGTTCGTCGTGGTATTTCTTCCGCTACGCCTCGCCCGCGGCGGCGGCATCGGCGGGGGAGAAAAAAGACATCGACTACTGGCTGCCAGTGGACAAATATATCGGCGGCATCGAGCACGCCATCCTGCACCTGCTCTATGCGCGGTTCTTCAATAAATTCGCGCGCGACATCGGTTTCACCGCCGCGCCGGAGCCGTTCAAGAATCTCCTCTCGCAGGGGATGGTTATTAAAGACGGCGCGAAGATGAGCAAGAGCAAGGGGAACGTGGTCGATCCGGACGCCATTTTGTCGCGCTACGGGGCGGACGCCACCCGCATCTTCATTCTCTTCGCCGCGCCGCCGGAGCGCGATCTGGAGTGGGACGACAGCGGCATCGAAGGCTCGTACCGCTTCGTGCAGCGCGTCTACCGGCTTTTCCACAAGTGGCTGCCGGAACTGAAAGCGGAACAGAAAGCCGGAGTGGAGCTTTCGGAAACGGGGAGGGAACTCCGCCGGATGCGGCACGTTACCATCAAACGGTTTACCCACGACATCCGCGACCGCGAGCAGTTCAACACAGCCATCGCCGCCGGCATGGAACTTCTGAACTTTCTCTCCGACTATGCGCCGGAGACCGGCGTCGACCGCGCCGAGTTGCGCGGCACGCTTATCGATTACCTCAAGCTGCTGCACCCGTTTATGCCGCACCTCACGCAGGAACTGTATGGGGAATTCGGTCACGCCGAATACCTCACCACCGCCGCGTGGCCGAAATACGACGATGCGCTCACCGCCTCCGCCACCATGACCATCGTGGTGCAGGTGCGCGGCAAGGTGCGGACAAAGCTGGAAGTGGCGCCGGATACCGCCGAGGAAGAGCTGAAAAAGCTGGCGCTCGCGGACGAAAAAGTGCGCCAGGCCATCGGATCCGACGCGGTGAAGAAGATCATCGTGGTTCCGGGCCGGCTCATCAACGTCGTCCACTGA
- the glnD gene encoding [protein-PII] uridylyltransferase, protein MTTRAAFSEKIKDARAALEARHNAGGGGFDICRAWAGSADGIIKELFAELAPESSALPFALAALGGYGREELNPWSDIDLLFLYDKEIGNAEGALPGKVIPMMWDLGFKVGHSTRTIADCLRIAQTDLISKTGMIESRFLLGDREVFGRFEYQFAKNAMGNQVDRFVRDKWVESELRHGKWHNTPLLTEPDVKESPGALRDYHTALWVAAARYGVRGIAEIAGRGLMDPAEQKAVTEAVDFILRLRNDIHFLTGRPHNLLDYVLQPRVAKRLGFTGGGDAPVIRMMHDYYRAADTVLRFGQSVRAQAMRYRTKTQMFFLKLRHKMLAPNIFAGEDEIFVKDLTAADLAAKPETLFTLLRLMVEKELRPSPGLRRMLDEIGRLWKRESPGPVALGTGLRGILEMPDPVKALELMRDCKLLTAIIPEFHSIRYLTPFDLYHRFTVDGHSFRAILEFDNLKRNERPECDLLRALYIAEPRKDLVRLALLLHDLGKGTGGHHEERIDPAILLRIGYTGDEAATVERLVRQHLLMNSVAQKRDIHEPHTVIEFAEQVENDETLKRLYMLTYADTCAVGPGIWNSWKGALLKELFTLGATYFEGKDPMQWLAPGRFLPPEKMTPEVIRFVKGMPDKYFFMRSPEDVERDAALFTAFMRGDGAPVIQHRFVSATDPGEITLVSKNKLGLLYNALGTLASKNIDILQAVILTHAEGVAFDFFRVHGPSGQPIGDDAFWGRVEGEMRRVLAGEKTVDEILKGRTRILGGQNAVTVDPHVRVLNDVSFSHTVVETVSRDRIGLLFDSARAISNAGLDIVSATIAVEGHKALNTFYLSEADGKKVTNPERMEEIKEALKAALIPPA, encoded by the coding sequence ATGACGACGCGCGCCGCATTCAGCGAAAAAATAAAAGACGCGCGCGCCGCGCTGGAGGCGCGCCATAACGCCGGCGGCGGCGGATTCGACATCTGCCGCGCCTGGGCCGGCTCGGCCGACGGCATCATCAAAGAGCTCTTCGCCGAACTTGCCCCCGAAAGCTCCGCCCTTCCCTTCGCGCTCGCGGCGTTGGGCGGCTACGGACGGGAGGAACTCAACCCCTGGTCGGACATTGACCTCCTCTTCCTGTACGACAAGGAAATCGGCAACGCCGAAGGAGCGCTGCCCGGCAAGGTCATCCCGATGATGTGGGATCTCGGCTTCAAGGTGGGGCACTCCACCCGCACCATCGCCGATTGCCTCCGCATCGCGCAGACCGACCTCATCAGCAAAACCGGCATGATCGAGTCCCGCTTCCTGCTCGGCGACCGGGAGGTCTTCGGCCGCTTTGAATACCAGTTCGCCAAAAACGCGATGGGCAACCAGGTGGACCGCTTCGTCCGCGACAAGTGGGTGGAAAGCGAACTGCGCCACGGCAAATGGCATAATACGCCCCTGCTCACCGAGCCGGACGTGAAGGAATCACCCGGCGCGCTGCGCGACTACCACACGGCCCTCTGGGTGGCCGCCGCCCGCTACGGCGTGCGCGGCATCGCGGAGATCGCCGGCCGCGGCCTGATGGATCCCGCCGAGCAAAAAGCCGTCACCGAGGCGGTGGACTTCATCCTCCGCCTGCGCAACGACATCCATTTTCTGACCGGGAGGCCGCACAACCTGCTCGATTACGTCCTGCAGCCGCGCGTGGCGAAACGGCTTGGCTTCACCGGCGGGGGGGACGCCCCCGTCATCCGCATGATGCACGATTACTACCGCGCCGCCGACACGGTGCTGCGCTTCGGCCAGAGCGTGCGGGCGCAGGCGATGCGCTACCGCACCAAAACCCAGATGTTCTTCCTGAAGCTCCGCCACAAAATGCTCGCCCCCAACATCTTCGCGGGTGAAGACGAAATATTCGTGAAAGACCTCACGGCGGCGGACCTGGCCGCCAAACCGGAAACGCTCTTCACCCTGCTGCGCCTGATGGTGGAAAAAGAGCTGAGGCCCTCCCCCGGCCTGCGCCGGATGCTCGACGAAATCGGCCGGCTCTGGAAGCGGGAGAGTCCCGGCCCGGTGGCGCTGGGTACCGGCCTGCGCGGCATTCTGGAAATGCCGGACCCGGTCAAGGCGCTGGAGCTGATGCGCGACTGCAAGCTGCTCACCGCGATCATCCCGGAATTCCACTCCATCCGCTACCTCACCCCGTTCGATCTCTACCACCGCTTCACGGTGGACGGCCACTCGTTCCGCGCCATTCTCGAATTCGACAACCTCAAGCGGAACGAACGCCCCGAGTGCGACCTGCTGCGCGCCCTGTACATCGCCGAGCCGCGCAAGGATTTGGTGCGGCTGGCCCTGCTGCTGCACGACCTGGGCAAGGGAACGGGCGGCCATCACGAAGAGCGGATCGATCCCGCCATCCTCCTGCGCATCGGCTACACCGGAGACGAGGCCGCCACGGTGGAACGGCTGGTGCGGCAGCATTTGTTGATGAACAGCGTGGCGCAGAAACGCGACATCCACGAGCCGCACACCGTCATCGAATTCGCCGAACAGGTGGAAAACGACGAAACGCTCAAGCGCCTCTACATGCTCACCTACGCCGACACCTGCGCCGTCGGCCCCGGCATATGGAACTCGTGGAAGGGGGCGCTGCTGAAAGAGCTTTTCACGCTGGGGGCCACCTACTTCGAGGGGAAAGACCCGATGCAGTGGCTGGCGCCGGGACGTTTCCTGCCGCCGGAAAAAATGACGCCGGAGGTCATCCGCTTCGTCAAAGGGATGCCGGACAAATACTTCTTCATGCGCTCGCCGGAGGATGTGGAGCGCGACGCCGCCCTCTTCACGGCCTTTATGCGGGGAGACGGCGCGCCGGTGATACAGCACCGCTTCGTCTCCGCCACCGATCCGGGGGAAATCACGCTGGTATCGAAAAACAAGCTGGGGCTGCTCTACAACGCGCTCGGCACCCTTGCCTCGAAAAACATCGACATCCTCCAAGCGGTCATCCTCACGCACGCCGAGGGGGTGGCGTTCGACTTCTTCCGCGTACACGGTCCCAGCGGACAGCCGATAGGCGACGACGCTTTTTGGGGGCGCGTGGAGGGGGAAATGCGCCGCGTGCTGGCGGGAGAAAAAACGGTGGACGAAATACTGAAAGGGCGCACCCGCATTCTCGGCGGGCAAAACGCCGTGACGGTCGACCCGCATGTGCGCGTGCTCAACGACGTGTCGTTCTCCCACACGGTGGTGGAAACCGTGTCGCGCGACCGCATAGGGCTGCTGTTCGATTCGGCCCGCGCCATCAGCAACGCGGGGCTGGATATCGTCTCGGCCACCATCGCCGTCGAGGGGCACAAGGCGCTCAACACCTTCTACCTCTCGGAAGCGGACGGCAAAAAGGTGACCAACCCCGAACGGATGGAAGAGATAAAAGAAGCGCTGAAAGCCGCCCTCATCCCACCCGCCTGA